ATATTCTTTCTTCTCCGCTTGTTCTTATCAGAAGATCCGGATCTGGCATTTCAGGAATATAAAGGAACCTTCTGAAATCCTTCTCAGAAATCTCTTTTTTCCCTTCTTTTAAGGCTTTGTTGACAGCGTCTACTATCTCTGCTTTTCCGCTGTAGTTCAATGCAACGACAAAGTTCATACCTGAGCAATCTGCTGTTGCTTTTTCCCCTTCCTCAACAGATTTTCTAATCATATCAGGAAGTTCATTTATCCTTCCCATAAATCTTAGTCTGATATTATTCTCAATAAGATAAGGAATTTTTTTGTTTATGTATTCTACAAGAAGCGACATTATCGCATCAACTTCTTCCTTTGGTCTTGCCCAGTTTTCAGTAGAAAAAGCAAAAACAGACAGCCATTTTATACCTACTTTATTTGATATTTCCAGAATATCCTCCACCCTCTTTGCCCCTTCCCTGTGACCGTAAACTCTGGGCAGACCTCTTCTTTTTGCCCATCTTCCGTTACCGTCCATAATGATGGCGACATGGGAGGGTATCCTGTAAAGGTTTTCCATCACTCAACAACCTCTAACTTTTTCTTTGCTATCTCTGCTTCTTCTGTATCAGGGAATTTTTTGATAAGCTCTGTAAAAACAGATTTTGCCTTGTTTGTTTCCCCCATCTTCAAAAATGCAAAACCTTTCTTCAGCATAGCTGTGGGCATTTTGTTGCAGTCAAGTATCTTTCCTGTCTTACATTCATTTATCAATCTGTCAAAAGTTTTGATTGCCTTATCATACTTTCCCTCGGCATAGTATGTCTGCCCTATCCAGAAAAGGGCGTTATCATACAGCTCAGACTCTTTAAACCTTTTTGTAAATGTTTCAAACATCTCCCTTGCTTTCTGTATCTTACCTTTGTAATATGCATCAAGACCATATCTGTAGATTTCTTCTGGGTTTTCCGGTATTTTTACCTTTTCTTCGCCTTCTTTCTCAAGCTCTTTTTCTTCGGCTTTTTTTTCTGATCCTCCAAAGGACTTTAATTTTTGCAGTTCAATTGAGTTCTGTGATGCTACTTTTGAAACGTTGTCAACCCTTTTTGATAAATCTGCAAGATCTTCCTGAGTATTTTTTTGGGTTTCTTTGATCTGGGCTAACTCCTTTTTTATTTCAACAAGTTCCTTCTGAAGAAGATCAACCTCTTCCTGTTTTACACAGCCTGTTAGTATTATGAAACCTGATGACAGATAAATGATGAATTTTTTCATTTTTTCCTCCGGATTTGTAGGTTGTGAATAGAGCATAGTAAATATATAATTGATCGTATAATTATTTCAAGGTGAATTAGTATGGATAAGTTTTTGGAGGATATATCCCGAAATCTCACAAGCTTTCTCCAAAAAGATTTTGAGGATTATAAAGATTTTTCGGCAGAAATTAAAAATATTAAAAATATGTATATGGAACTGGTAAAAGGTTTACTAACTGGTGAAGATTTAAGCAGTTTAAAGCCAAAGGCTTTTTTGTTCGGTAGATACCTTTTTCAGCATGATATATCTTACATGCTACTTCTGGATATTGATGA
This genomic interval from Persephonella sp. contains the following:
- a CDS encoding isoprenyl transferase — protein: MMENLYRIPSHVAIIMDGNGRWAKRRGLPRVYGHREGAKRVEDILEISNKVGIKWLSVFAFSTENWARPKEEVDAIMSLLVEYINKKIPYLIENNIRLRFMGRINELPDMIRKSVEEGEKATADCSGMNFVVALNYSGKAEIVDAVNKALKEGKKEISEKDFRRFLYIPEMPDPDLLIRTSGEERISNFMLWQTAYTEFYFTETLWPDFSQDEFIKALYEYQSRERRFGKVFAV
- the ybgF gene encoding tol-pal system protein YbgF — protein: MKKFIIYLSSGFIILTGCVKQEEVDLLQKELVEIKKELAQIKETQKNTQEDLADLSKRVDNVSKVASQNSIELQKLKSFGGSEKKAEEKELEKEGEEKVKIPENPEEIYRYGLDAYYKGKIQKAREMFETFTKRFKESELYDNALFWIGQTYYAEGKYDKAIKTFDRLINECKTGKILDCNKMPTAMLKKGFAFLKMGETNKAKSVFTELIKKFPDTEEAEIAKKKLEVVE